In a single window of the Halobaculum lipolyticum genome:
- a CDS encoding arginase family protein produces MFPGANADRDAAAYVLTGAPLDATTTFQPGARFGPDRVRKFASTYDDYDRRTDSFFSDLRVHDAGDVPAWDALDDYLDHLTAELRAAVIDDAVPLLVGGEHTVTWAGVRATDPDVLVTLDAHLDLRDAYDGNPLNHACVVRRCLDGYAGGEDGGRDYPTVDEVVVLGARTGSPEEWERADAPDVTAVAPEDVADWTADFDGVDGRDAYLSVDIDGADPGFAPGTGTMEPFGLTPREMRDAVRAVAPHCVGFDAVEVNDRDDGQAAALAGKLLREAVYAHADAR; encoded by the coding sequence ATGTTCCCCGGTGCGAACGCCGACCGCGACGCCGCCGCCTACGTCCTGACCGGCGCGCCGCTCGACGCGACGACGACGTTCCAGCCGGGCGCCCGATTCGGTCCCGACCGGGTCCGGAAGTTCGCCTCGACGTACGACGACTACGACCGCCGGACGGATTCGTTCTTCTCCGACCTCCGCGTCCACGACGCGGGCGACGTCCCCGCGTGGGACGCGCTCGACGACTACCTCGACCACCTGACCGCCGAACTCCGAGCCGCGGTCATCGACGACGCCGTCCCGCTGCTGGTGGGCGGCGAACACACCGTCACGTGGGCGGGCGTCCGCGCGACCGACCCGGACGTGCTCGTCACGCTCGACGCCCACCTCGACCTCCGCGACGCCTACGACGGCAACCCGCTGAACCACGCCTGCGTCGTCCGGCGCTGCCTCGACGGGTACGCCGGCGGCGAGGACGGCGGGAGGGACTACCCCACCGTCGACGAGGTCGTCGTCCTCGGCGCGCGAACCGGCTCCCCCGAGGAGTGGGAGCGCGCGGACGCCCCGGACGTGACCGCCGTCGCGCCCGAGGACGTGGCCGACTGGACGGCCGACTTCGACGGCGTCGACGGCCGCGACGCGTACCTCTCGGTCGACATCGACGGCGCCGACCCCGGCTTCGCCCCCGGCACCGGGACGATGGAGCCGTTCGGGCTGACGCCCCGGGAGATGCGCGACGCCGTCCGCGCGGTCGCGCCCCACTGCGTCGGGTTCGACGCGGTGGAGGTGAACGACCGCGACGACGGACAGGCGGCGGCGCTGGCCGGGAAACTGCTCCGCGAGGCGGTGTACGCCCACGCCGACGCCCGCTGA
- a CDS encoding Nif3-like dinuclear metal center hexameric protein: MERSAFVDRLDEELDTDAYADLDASPNGLQVGSREGEAETVAFAVDAVEATVEAAVERGADVLVTHHGTIWGGLDRVTGREYDRIAPLAANDVALYVSHLPLDGHPSLGNAAGVADVLGLADREPFGEVGPEHVGQRGVLPEATAVDDLAATLAAELDHGGAGVQVLDTGPDAVESVGVVTGSGSDWLREAEELGLDALVTGEGKGKAYHEAREAGVAVILAGHYATETFGVRSLQGLAEEWGLETTYVDHPTGL, encoded by the coding sequence ATGGAACGATCCGCGTTCGTCGACCGACTCGACGAGGAACTGGACACCGACGCGTACGCCGACCTCGACGCCTCCCCGAACGGCCTGCAGGTCGGCTCGCGCGAGGGCGAGGCGGAGACGGTCGCGTTCGCCGTCGACGCCGTCGAGGCGACCGTCGAGGCCGCCGTCGAGCGCGGCGCCGACGTCCTCGTCACGCACCACGGGACGATCTGGGGCGGTCTCGACCGCGTCACCGGCCGCGAGTACGACCGGATCGCGCCGCTGGCCGCGAACGACGTCGCGCTGTACGTCTCCCACCTCCCGCTCGACGGCCACCCGTCGCTGGGCAACGCCGCCGGCGTCGCCGACGTGCTCGGGCTGGCCGACCGCGAACCGTTCGGCGAGGTGGGACCGGAGCACGTCGGGCAGCGCGGCGTCCTGCCGGAGGCGACCGCCGTCGACGACCTCGCGGCGACGCTGGCGGCGGAACTGGACCACGGCGGCGCGGGCGTGCAGGTGCTCGACACCGGACCGGACGCCGTCGAGTCGGTCGGGGTCGTCACCGGCAGCGGGAGCGACTGGCTGCGCGAGGCAGAGGAACTGGGGCTGGACGCGCTCGTCACCGGCGAGGGGAAGGGGAAAGCGTACCACGAAGCCCGGGAGGCCGGGGTCGCGGTGATCCTCGCGGGCCACTACGCCACCGAGACGTTCGGCGTCCGCTCGCTGCAGGGACTCGCCGAGGAGTGGGGGCTGGAGACGACGTACGTCGACCACCCGACGGGGCTGTAG
- a CDS encoding deoxyhypusine synthase: MSDEGHEDGRDHGDAGDTDHDHGEGTGYEPPHREAFDHDPLGHSRVAGGMTVGELVEQYGHAGIGAESVHGAADVLSEMWADDDCTVFLSLAGAMVPTGMRRIVADLIRDGYVDALITTGANLTHDAIEAIGGKHHHGEERQDGKTLREHDEQLRDEEVDRIYNVYLPQEHFAEFEAHLREEVFPPLAERDGAVSIAELCAELGRANSEVNGRENVAEGAGVAAAAYEHDVPVYCPAVQDSVLGLQAWMYAQTSDLTLDALADMTPLTDQAFEADAAGCLLIGGGVPKNFTLQTMLVTPRAYDYAVQVTMDPEATGGLSGATLEEARSWGKLEKDAENASVYGDATVFLPLLVAAARERVEAE, from the coding sequence ATGAGCGACGAGGGCCACGAGGACGGCCGCGACCACGGCGACGCGGGGGACACCGACCACGACCACGGCGAGGGCACCGGCTACGAGCCGCCGCACCGCGAGGCGTTCGACCACGACCCGCTCGGTCACTCGCGGGTCGCCGGCGGGATGACCGTCGGGGAGTTAGTCGAGCAGTACGGCCACGCCGGCATCGGCGCGGAGTCGGTCCACGGGGCCGCGGACGTGCTGTCGGAGATGTGGGCCGACGACGACTGCACCGTCTTCCTCTCGCTGGCGGGCGCGATGGTGCCCACCGGGATGCGCCGCATCGTCGCGGACCTCATCCGCGACGGGTACGTCGACGCCCTGATCACGACGGGCGCGAACCTCACCCACGACGCCATCGAGGCCATCGGCGGCAAACACCACCACGGCGAGGAGCGGCAGGACGGCAAGACCCTCCGGGAGCACGACGAACAGCTCCGGGACGAGGAGGTCGACCGCATCTACAACGTCTACCTCCCGCAGGAGCACTTCGCGGAGTTCGAGGCGCACCTCCGCGAGGAGGTGTTCCCGCCGCTGGCCGAGCGCGACGGCGCCGTCTCCATCGCCGAGTTGTGCGCCGAGTTGGGTCGCGCGAACAGCGAGGTGAACGGGCGCGAGAACGTGGCCGAGGGAGCGGGCGTCGCCGCGGCGGCGTACGAGCACGACGTCCCGGTGTACTGCCCGGCGGTGCAGGACTCCGTCCTCGGACTACAGGCGTGGATGTACGCACAGACCTCCGACCTGACGCTGGACGCGCTGGCCGACATGACGCCGCTCACTGACCAGGCGTTCGAGGCCGACGCCGCGGGCTGTCTGCTGATCGGCGGCGGCGTCCCGAAGAACTTCACCCTCCAGACGATGCTCGTGACGCCGCGGGCGTACGACTACGCGGTGCAGGTGACGATGGACCCCGAGGCGACGGGCGGGCTGTCGGGAGCCACGCTGGAGGAGGCGCGCTCGTGGGGGAAGTTGGAGAAGGACGCCGAGAACGCCTCGGTGTACGGCGACGCGACGGTGTTCCTCCCGTTGCTCGTTGCGGCGGCGCGCGAGCGTGTCGAAGCCGAGTAG
- a CDS encoding carboxylate--amine ligase, with translation MVSTRPGVERALIPTGHDASSYTCLRSLARRGIGSIVASEKAGVPAAASRYCDESATLPDPRTDLLAYRDALLAIAERDDVRTVIPVRPEDCYVLSRYEEQFAEHVSLVVPTMAQLERVHDRLLLAEAAEAAGVPVPETRRLADVDDWDEKLLIKSRYNVLTDAYLDELGPGDMDVVKHIYHVGDGVEPDVGEIRREMRHDPIVQEFVDRDGEFMFTGLYDRGEPLATFQHRQIRGNSYTGGGGVYRRSIYDPELEDVGRRLLAELDWHGLACIEYMRDAETGEYVLTEINPRMWQSLPSTVAAGADYPWYYWLAASGRADEIDDDYELGVGTHMLHGEVGYLISVLTEDSPHVPRPSLARTLWDIGSSIVREPRFDYLTLDDPWPFLAGVRNVVPNRTLSRLPLPRRLANGRPDES, from the coding sequence ATGGTTTCCACGCGGCCCGGGGTCGAGCGCGCACTGATCCCGACGGGCCACGACGCGTCGAGCTACACGTGTCTGCGGTCGCTCGCTCGCCGGGGCATCGGTTCGATCGTCGCCTCCGAGAAGGCGGGAGTGCCGGCGGCTGCCTCGCGCTACTGCGACGAGTCGGCGACGCTGCCCGACCCCCGAACCGACCTCCTCGCGTACCGTGACGCGCTCCTCGCGATCGCCGAGCGCGACGACGTGCGGACGGTGATCCCGGTGCGCCCGGAGGACTGCTACGTCCTCTCGCGCTACGAGGAACAGTTCGCCGAACACGTCTCGCTGGTCGTGCCGACGATGGCGCAGTTGGAACGGGTCCACGACCGCCTCCTGCTCGCGGAAGCGGCCGAGGCGGCGGGGGTCCCCGTGCCCGAGACGCGCCGGCTCGCCGACGTCGACGACTGGGACGAGAAGCTGTTGATCAAATCGCGGTACAACGTCCTCACGGACGCGTACCTCGACGAGTTGGGTCCCGGCGACATGGACGTGGTGAAACACATCTACCACGTCGGCGACGGCGTCGAGCCGGACGTCGGGGAGATCCGGCGGGAGATGCGCCACGACCCCATCGTCCAGGAGTTCGTCGACCGGGACGGGGAGTTCATGTTCACGGGACTGTACGACCGCGGCGAGCCGCTCGCGACGTTCCAGCACCGTCAGATACGGGGCAACTCCTACACCGGCGGCGGCGGCGTCTACCGGCGGTCGATCTACGACCCCGAACTGGAGGACGTCGGGCGGCGACTGCTCGCGGAACTCGACTGGCACGGGCTGGCGTGTATCGAGTACATGCGCGACGCCGAGACGGGCGAGTACGTGCTCACCGAGATCAACCCCCGGATGTGGCAGTCGCTCCCCTCGACGGTCGCCGCGGGCGCCGACTACCCGTGGTACTACTGGCTGGCGGCGTCGGGTCGCGCCGACGAGATAGACGACGACTACGAACTCGGCGTCGGCACCCACATGCTCCACGGGGAGGTGGGCTACCTGATCAGCGTGCTGACCGAGGACTCCCCGCACGTCCCCCGGCCGTCGCTCGCGCGGACGCTGTGGGACATCGGGAGTTCGATCGTCCGGGAACCGCGCTTCGACTACCTCACGCTCGACGACCCGTGGCCGTTCCTCGCGGGGGTGCGAAACGTCGTGCCGAACCGAACGCTGTCGCGCCTGCCGCTCCCGCGCCGGCTGGCGAACGGGCGCCCCGACGAGTCGTAG
- a CDS encoding spermidine synthase, whose product MSSTRSLDALRLSKPETAVFVSGVASMGLEILAGRMIAPQFGSSIYTWGTIIGVFLAALSYGYHRGGKQAAERATNGRMARVFLLTAAYVAGLILVGDLMLRATSGFPLPSRVASLPAVVILFGPPTYLLGYVSPYAAELSAKEGLGEASGHVYMLGTVGSIVGAFATTYFLIPSLGIDQIALVFGAISVVTALAISRPIGRERATVTGFVAVLLVVSAATGAAGYTVEGRVVYETQTPYQELQVVDLGDTRTLYLDGQRHSAMDLEEPNRHVFTYTRYFHLPMLFADDPDEIDRVLFVGGGGFTGPKRFVNDYDVTVDVVEIDPEVIDAATEYFGVEESDRLRIHNAGGREFLRETNETYDLIVMDAYRKDKVPFELTTREFMQLASSRLDDDGILFANVISAANGPASQFYRAEYRTMDAVFPQVYAFPTVGGGVVQNIEVVATKNGTRLTEAELLARNERRDVGIDLAAEVDDYAAPPRTDDVPLLRDDRAPVDSLLDPMMGQRYVIQESNASGTNATATARPAVRAAVPAA is encoded by the coding sequence ATGAGTTCGACGCGTTCGCTCGACGCCCTCCGCTTGAGCAAGCCGGAGACGGCCGTGTTCGTCTCCGGCGTCGCCAGCATGGGGCTGGAGATCCTCGCCGGGCGGATGATCGCCCCCCAGTTCGGCAGCAGCATCTACACGTGGGGCACCATCATCGGCGTGTTCCTCGCGGCCCTGAGCTACGGCTACCACCGCGGGGGGAAACAGGCGGCCGAGCGCGCGACCAACGGGCGGATGGCACGGGTGTTCCTCCTCACCGCCGCGTACGTCGCCGGGCTGATCCTCGTCGGCGACCTCATGCTGCGAGCGACCTCCGGGTTCCCGCTTCCAAGCCGGGTCGCGTCGCTCCCGGCGGTCGTGATCCTGTTCGGCCCGCCGACGTACCTCCTCGGCTACGTCAGCCCGTACGCGGCGGAGCTGTCCGCGAAAGAGGGGCTCGGCGAGGCGTCGGGCCACGTGTACATGCTCGGCACCGTCGGCAGCATCGTCGGCGCGTTCGCGACCACCTACTTCCTCATCCCGTCGCTCGGCATCGACCAGATCGCGCTGGTGTTCGGCGCCATCTCGGTCGTGACGGCGCTGGCGATCAGCCGCCCGATCGGTCGCGAGCGCGCCACCGTGACGGGGTTCGTCGCGGTGTTGCTCGTCGTGTCGGCCGCGACCGGCGCCGCCGGCTACACGGTCGAGGGACGGGTCGTCTACGAGACGCAGACACCGTACCAAGAGCTTCAGGTGGTGGATCTGGGCGACACGCGCACCCTCTACCTCGACGGCCAGCGCCACAGCGCGATGGACCTCGAGGAGCCGAACCGGCACGTGTTCACCTACACCCGCTACTTCCACCTCCCGATGCTGTTCGCCGACGACCCCGACGAGATCGACCGGGTGCTGTTCGTCGGCGGCGGCGGCTTCACCGGGCCGAAGCGGTTCGTGAACGACTACGACGTCACCGTCGACGTCGTCGAGATCGACCCCGAGGTGATCGACGCGGCGACGGAGTACTTCGGCGTCGAGGAGTCCGACCGCCTCCGGATCCACAACGCGGGCGGCCGGGAGTTCCTCCGCGAGACGAACGAGACGTACGACCTGATCGTCATGGACGCCTACCGGAAGGACAAGGTGCCGTTCGAGCTGACGACGCGGGAGTTCATGCAGTTGGCGAGCAGCCGCCTCGACGACGACGGGATCCTGTTCGCGAACGTCATCTCGGCGGCGAACGGGCCGGCCTCGCAGTTCTACCGCGCCGAGTACCGCACGATGGACGCGGTGTTCCCGCAGGTGTACGCGTTCCCGACCGTCGGGGGCGGCGTCGTCCAGAACATCGAGGTCGTCGCCACGAAGAACGGGACGAGGCTCACCGAGGCGGAGCTGCTGGCACGCAACGAGCGCCGCGACGTCGGCATCGACCTCGCGGCGGAAGTCGACGACTACGCGGCGCCCCCGCGGACCGACGACGTGCCTCTCCTGCGCGACGACCGCGCGCCCGTCGACAGCCTGCTCGACCCGATGATGGGCCAACGCTACGTGATCCAGGAGTCGAACGCGTCCGGGACGAACGCCACCGCGACGGCGAGACCGGCGGTTCGCGCGGCCGTCCCGGCCGCCTAG
- a CDS encoding glutamate-cysteine ligase family protein — translation MSHHRTEPIRRSIEVEYWVVDERGELVEPGDLVPASTGTEREFVRPLLEIKTTPCETTSQLHDELFDRLGAVLDEAEESGKRLVPLATPLAGAEVAEIPHERTRIQNEVVGEDFAYVRHCAGAHIHVEQQPGHEVDQLNAFVALDPALALVNSSPYYRGERIAAGARSKLYRRKAYDSLPHQGRLWSYIDDKREWTRRLERRFDEFVAATLDTDVDRATLEANFDPESAVWTPVQFREQFGTVEWRSADAALPDQVVRLADQLVDVTARVRDGEVRIEGETGRRTEEGLVLPSFDAVLEYVDDAIEDGLDSDAVRGYLERMGFDVSAYDPLTTHVDEGPTITPEAARERRLECADLLEREVRRRSVDAD, via the coding sequence GTGTCACACCACCGTACAGAACCGATCCGTCGGAGCATCGAGGTCGAGTACTGGGTGGTCGACGAGCGGGGAGAGCTGGTCGAACCGGGCGACCTGGTGCCGGCGTCGACCGGGACCGAACGGGAGTTCGTCCGCCCGCTGTTGGAGATCAAGACGACGCCCTGCGAGACGACGAGCCAACTCCACGACGAACTGTTCGACCGACTCGGTGCGGTACTCGACGAGGCCGAGGAGTCGGGTAAGCGACTCGTCCCGCTGGCGACGCCGTTGGCCGGCGCCGAGGTCGCCGAGATCCCCCACGAGCGCACGCGGATCCAGAACGAGGTGGTCGGCGAGGACTTCGCGTACGTCCGCCACTGTGCGGGGGCGCACATCCACGTCGAACAGCAGCCCGGCCACGAGGTCGACCAACTGAACGCGTTCGTCGCGCTCGACCCGGCGCTGGCGCTGGTCAACTCCTCGCCGTACTACCGGGGCGAACGCATCGCGGCCGGCGCCCGCTCGAAACTGTACCGGCGGAAGGCGTACGACAGTCTGCCCCACCAGGGCCGGCTGTGGTCGTACATCGACGACAAGCGGGAGTGGACGCGGCGGCTGGAACGGCGCTTCGACGAGTTCGTCGCGGCCACGCTGGACACGGATGTCGACCGGGCGACCCTCGAAGCGAACTTCGACCCGGAGAGCGCGGTCTGGACGCCGGTCCAGTTCCGCGAACAGTTCGGGACCGTGGAGTGGCGCTCGGCGGACGCGGCACTGCCGGATCAGGTCGTCCGGTTGGCCGACCAGTTGGTCGACGTGACCGCCCGCGTTCGCGACGGGGAGGTCCGCATCGAGGGCGAGACGGGTCGCCGGACCGAGGAGGGGCTCGTCCTCCCGTCGTTCGACGCCGTCCTCGAGTACGTCGACGACGCCATCGAGGACGGGCTGGACTCCGACGCGGTCCGCGGCTACCTCGAACGGATGGGGTTCGACGTATCGGCGTACGACCCGCTCACCACACACGTCGACGAGGGACCGACGATCACACCCGAGGCGGCACGCGAACGGCGTCTCGAGTGTGCCGACCTGCTCGAACGGGAGGTCCGCCGCCGGTCGGTCGACGCCGACTGA
- a CDS encoding AI-2E family transporter, with protein sequence MTPQRRFLLVLAAVVALVAGLVVAPLAQYVAFAILLAYVLHPIHRRLATRVGDRVSAVTLLLVSGSAVVVPVALVIAIAVRELDRLRGALVDDGLDLGALEALAAAGGVDLRGELTAVARRVFDAGLGTMLELFGGLSDALIGVTVLLFVVYYLLVDGTTLVAWIERAAPLSPATTASLRRDLDRIAWGVIVGNVAIAVVQGLLTGLVFALVGVPNVVFWVVVTTLLSLLPLIGASVVWLPMAVFLFVSGRPVDAAVVFVLGAGVISLSDNYLRPVLTGHEAHVSPGLMVVGIFGGVLAFGFVGLFVGPIVLAFGKALVEALVDDATPTAAG encoded by the coding sequence GTGACGCCACAGCGACGGTTCCTCCTCGTGCTCGCGGCAGTCGTCGCGCTGGTCGCCGGCCTGGTGGTCGCGCCGCTGGCGCAGTACGTCGCCTTCGCGATCCTCTTAGCGTACGTCCTCCACCCCATCCACCGGCGGCTCGCGACGCGCGTCGGCGACCGCGTATCGGCGGTGACCCTCCTGCTGGTGTCGGGGAGCGCGGTGGTCGTGCCGGTCGCGCTCGTCATCGCGATCGCCGTTCGGGAACTCGACCGGCTCCGGGGGGCGCTCGTCGACGACGGGCTGGACCTGGGCGCGCTGGAGGCGCTGGCTGCCGCCGGCGGCGTCGACCTCCGGGGGGAGCTGACGGCCGTGGCGCGGCGGGTGTTCGACGCCGGGCTGGGGACGATGCTGGAGCTGTTCGGCGGGCTCTCGGACGCGCTGATCGGCGTGACCGTGCTCCTGTTCGTCGTCTACTACCTCCTCGTCGACGGGACGACGCTCGTCGCGTGGATCGAGCGGGCCGCGCCGCTGTCGCCGGCGACGACCGCGAGCCTCCGCCGCGACCTCGACCGGATCGCGTGGGGAGTGATCGTCGGCAACGTCGCCATCGCGGTCGTGCAGGGGCTGCTCACCGGGCTGGTGTTCGCGCTCGTCGGCGTGCCGAACGTCGTCTTCTGGGTCGTCGTCACCACCCTGCTCTCGCTGCTCCCGCTGATCGGCGCGTCGGTCGTCTGGCTGCCGATGGCCGTGTTCCTGTTCGTGTCGGGGCGCCCGGTCGACGCGGCGGTCGTGTTCGTCCTCGGCGCCGGCGTGATCAGCCTCTCGGACAACTACCTCCGGCCGGTGCTCACCGGCCACGAGGCGCACGTCAGCCCCGGGCTGATGGTCGTCGGCATCTTCGGCGGCGTCCTCGCGTTCGGCTTCGTCGGCTTGTTCGTGGGACCGATCGTGCTCGCGTTCGGCAAGGCGCTCGTCGAGGCGCTCGTCGACGACGCGACCCCGACGGCCGCGGGGTGA